The genomic window TTAAAAAAGTGCCATATTTTTTACCTTTATGTGTTATAAATTGTTTGTTTTTCGAGTTAAACCCTAACCTCTTATAAAAATCATAGGCTTTTTGATTATTTATATTTATATGAAGATATATTATATTTTCATGTAATGCCTCAATTAGTTTTCTACCAATTCCTGTTCCTTGATAATTAGAGTCTACACATACAGCAACAATGTAATATCCTTTTTGATCCATTTCTCCTCCAGTAATTCTTCCCATCTTATTATAAAGGGGTATTTTTTTTAAAAATGCCCAGGTTCCCATTACCTTTGAATATGAAAGTCCCGTACCTTTGTCTAAGTCCTGTTTTTGTTCAAGGGGATAACCAACAATAACTCCAATTACTTCATCTTCAATAATTGCTAATTTAACATATTGAGGATTATAATAATTGTTTTCCATAGCTAAAAGCTCTGTAATAATTCTTATCCCTTCTTCTTTTTTTCCATAAACTAAGGAATTCATCTCTATATCAGAATCAAATATAAGTTTAGCTATACTGCTTCTATCATGTTTATTTAGACTAAATTGCTCAATTTGTATCATTTTTTTTCACAACCTTTTCTAGTTTGTGTTACTAACAATAATACTAGATTGTATAGGGTTTCCAAATAAAAACAATTATAAGTTACTTTAATCCACTTGATTTTTTAAATCCTGTTCTAATTATGGTGCAAATTCCCAAAGGAGCTATCGTTGCTAACAATGGTTTTGAAACCTATTATAAGGACAGGAGAAAACGCCCCCTTGTCCTCTGCCCTGTCCTATTGACTTCTTAAATAATTAACTGTACCATATATTTATACCAAACCTTCCGGAAGGTCGTCTTTGGAGTTAACACTTAAGTTTAGGGAGATTTATAAGTCTAACAGGTTATGGTATTATAAAAATTATTAAAGGGGAGAAGAAAATGAAGAACAAAAAATTGAGTTTGTTTCTTGTGTTTCTTTTTGGCATGCTTGTGATTGCTGGCTGTGGACAAGTTGATGAGCCTGCGGAACAAGTAGAAAGTAAGGGTACGATCAAAATA from Candidatus Syntrophocurvum alkaliphilum includes these protein-coding regions:
- a CDS encoding GNAT family N-acetyltransferase, coding for MIQIEQFSLNKHDRSSIAKLIFDSDIEMNSLVYGKKEEGIRIITELLAMENNYYNPQYVKLAIIEDEVIGVIVGYPLEQKQDLDKGTGLSYSKVMGTWAFLKKIPLYNKMGRITGGEMDQKGYYIVAVCVDSNYQGTGIGRKLIEALHENIIYLHININNQKAYDFYKRLGFNSKNKQFITHKGKKYGTFLMERK